TCCTGAAACCATGgagaaaaataaactttttaacgGAGATACTATCCTCATCAAGGTTCGCTCAATTCTACAAAGTTTATTTAGTTTCtggagttttcttttttattattgttattggaTATGTGGTGCAGGGAAAGAAACGTAGGGACACGGTTTGCATTGTTCTGGCAAACGAGAAATGTGAGGAAGCGAAGTTAAGGATGAATAAAGTTGTGAGGTCGAATTTGAGGGTTCGTCTTGGAGATGTTGTGTCTGTCTATTGCTCTGATGTTCCGTATGGGAAGCGTGTCCACATTCTTCCCATTGATGATACCATTGAAGGTCTCACAGGCAATCTCTTTGATTCATATTTGAAACGTGAGTCATACcttcttctttgcttttctgtattatttcatcatttgttttcttcaatatatattttatatattaaatcacaCCTCAAAGTATTGGTGCATGCTTAAATTTAGAATATGTCATATATTTACTTGTATTTGACCAACGTATTATATTTTTCGTTTACCACTACTTATTCTCAAATTCACTTTTTTcagttcatttattttttatattcaaatttgcTCCTAGCATTTATAAAGCACACACATTATTAactttaaaagttaaattaattattcttataCGAGGATTGTCGTGGGATGTTGTGTCTATACATCCGTGCTCTGATGTGCTTCGTGAAAAGATGAGTTTGGGTCGATAGTGTCAATTGGGCCTACGATGGTTCGGCTTTATCATGGTTTGGCCCGTAGAGGATCAAAAAATTTTGGGCCTTTTACCCTACACCTTTAAGCTTTCTATCTGAACTCCAAGTTACTAAAACTATCCTTAAATTCAATGCTTTTCTTCCTTTAATATATTCTGCATCTTCAAACCGTTGTGGATTGagttcgagagagagagagagaggttatttaagaaagaagtgGTGCTGGTGGTGATTCTTGTGAGGTTAGTGGAGGGAACATATGTACGAAACATTATTATGAGATTTTTAGGTTTTAATTGGATTTCGAAATTTAATGAAtcggattttgaaatccaattatAAAAAAGGGCATAATaaccatttttaataaaaattaaaagtacaGAGTAAAATCCTTGAAAGTACAAAGTGAGATGCccaaaattttttattacaaaagttCAGATTATTAGCTCAAAAGTTTTATAGGTCAGCCCGatcttcttttaaaaaaatatttattttaaatataagaaaaaactGCATTTaattcctaattttttttaaatttaattacttttaacttattaaaaaattatatacaaactaTTATCTCATACTAATTCAAATCTCaaaatgataatttgataaacataaatattttatatttatttaatattaccttcctttattttatttttctttctaaaaatatatcttttataattattttacatcttcagatataagaaaacaaaaacattaattaaatatgtatcacaaattcacacatttttcacaacataaaaagttaattaaaataaatattcacgctaatcaaaataaatatgtaaaataaataatttagttaactttaataaatactaaaaatatttcatttgatgACGTTTCCATTACATATTTCTGCAGTTGTATAAGAGGTTTTGACtacatttttgtttataatttgcAGCATATTTCTTGGAGGCTTATCGTCCTCTGAGAAAGGGAGATCTATTCCTGGTTCGAGGAGGGATGAGAAGTGTAGAGTTTAAGGTCATTGAAACTGATCCTGGGGAGTGTTGTGTGGTTGCTCCAGACACTGAAATATTCTGTGAGGGGGAACCTGTGAAAAGAGAGGATGAAGAAAGGCTGGATGATGTTGGGTATGATGATGTGGGTGGCGTCAGGAAGCAAATGGCACAGATTCGTGAGTTGGTAGAGCTTCCTCTTAGGCATCCACAACTTTTTAAATCGATTGGAGTGAAACCACCCAAAGGAATTCTGCTGTATGGACCCCCAGGATCTGGTAAGACCTTGATAGCAAGAGCTGTTGCTAATGAGACTGGAGCGTTCTTCTTTTGTATCAATGGACCAGAGATTATGTCCAAACTGGCTGGAGAGAGTGAAAGCAACCTTAGGAAAGCATTTGAAGAAGCTGAAAAGAATGCCCCCTCCATCATATTTATTGATGAGATTGATTCTATTGCACCCAAGCGAGAGAAAACACATGGTGAAGTTGAAAGGAGGATTGTTTCTCAACTTTTGACTCTTATGGATGGATTGAAATCTCGTGCACATGTTATTGTTATTGGAGCTACGAATCGGCCAAATAGCATGGACCCTGCATTGAGAAGGTTTGGTAGATTTGATAGGGAAATTGATATTGGTGTTCCTGATGAAGTTGGGAGACTTGAAGTCCTTCGCATACATACCAAAAACATCAAGCTTTCAGATGATGTAAGCTCAGCATTACTTAACTCTCATTTATGCGATGTGAAGCttaaacacatttttatttttcttttattgaactGTACGGGTTCCTCACTGTAGGTTGATTTAGAgagaatatcaaaagatactcATGGATATGTTGGTGCCGACCTTGCTGCCCTTTGCACTGAAGCTGCTCTGCAATGCATCCGGGAGAAGATGGATGTCATTGATTTGGAAGATGAGAGCATTGATGCTGAAATACTGAATTCTATGGCAGTTTCAAATGAACATTTCCTTACTTCTTTAGGAACTAGCAATCCATCTGCTTTACGTGAAACTGTTagtaatttttttcctttttgttctttaaatttaaaacacaatTAGCTGGTGAGAGTTTCTGTCTTTAATGTTCTTTCCCCTAATtgcttactttttttttttggaaaggtTGTCGAGGTGCCCAATGTCAGTTGGGCAGATATTGGAGGTCTTGAGAATGTCAAGCGTGAGCTGCAAGAGGTCATAAATCACATCTATCTTGGTTAAAGATTTTTACTTAGTTTAATTTCAATATAGTCTGAAAGAATCTTACCTTTTTGGTGCAGACTGTTCAATATCCTGTGGAGCACCCTGaaaaatttgagaaatttgGTATGTCACCATCAAAAGGAGTTCTGTTCTATGGTCCTCCTGGATGTGGGAAAACTTTGTTAGCCAAAGCAATTGCTAATGAATGTCAAGCTAACTTCATCAGCGTGAAAGGCCCAGAATTGCTCACTATGTGGTTTGGTGAAAGTGAGGCCAACGTTCGAGAAATTTTTGACAAGGCCAGACAATCAGCTCCATGTGTCCTCTTCTTTGACGAGCTTGATTCTATTGCTACCCAGGTCTCTATTTATTTGTCATATTAAACCGAGTTTTAGTTGTGTCTGTTTTTGTTATTGCTAATAACATGTTTTGAAATACTCCAATGATCTTACTCACCAAAGTTACATTTTGGATGTTATTTAATACCTTTGCAATTGTCAGTGTACTCATTTTTTTTCACCTTGTCATTGTTGTAGAGAGGAAGTAGTGTTGGGGATGCCGGTGGAGCTGCTGATAGAGTTCTGAATCAACTTCTCACTGAAATGGATGGCATGTCTGCTAAAAAGACTGTGTTCATAATTGGGGCAACCAACAGACCTGACATCATTGACCCAGCTCTTCTACGGCCTGGCCGTCTAGATCAACTGATATATATTCCTCTCCCTGATGAAGAATCCCGTTATCAAATTTTCAAGGCATGCATGAGGAAGTCACCTGTCTCAAAAGAGGTTGATTTGGGAGCACTAGCTAAGTATACTAAAGGCTTTAGTGGTGCTGACATAACAGAGATATGCCAGCGGGCATGCAAATATGCTATTAGAGAAAACATAGAAAAGGTAATATTTTGCATAAGTTAGTCACACCACTCACTTGTCCTTTGATTATTCTGATTCTTTTCCCATACCTGCTCAGTTAGTTTCTGATCGTTATGTTTGATCTGGGTATATATCTGTTGGGTTTCTTTCAGGACATAGAGcaggagaagaagagaagagaaagccCTGGGGCCATGGATGAAGACAACGAAGAAGATGTTGCAGAGATCAAGGCTGCTCATTTTGAAGAGTCAATGAAGTTTGCGCGTAGGAGTGTTAGTGATGCTGATATACGTAAATACCAGGCATTTGCTCAGACCTTACAACAATCCCGTGGCTTTGGAAGTGATTTTAGGTTTCCAGAGGCTGGTGGATCTGACCCCTTTGCAACTTCTGCTGCTGGGGCCGAAGAAGATGATCTGTATAGttaggtttttctttatt
The Vigna angularis cultivar LongXiaoDou No.4 chromosome 5, ASM1680809v1, whole genome shotgun sequence genome window above contains:
- the LOC108322007 gene encoding cell division cycle protein 48 homolog, which codes for MSHHAESSDSKSEKKDFSTAILERKKSPNRLVIDEAVTDDNSVVSMHPETMEKNKLFNGDTILIKGKKRRDTVCIVLANEKCEEAKLRMNKVVRSNLRVRLGDVVSVYCSDVPYGKRVHILPIDDTIEGLTGNLFDSYLKPYFLEAYRPLRKGDLFLVRGGMRSVEFKVIETDPGECCVVAPDTEIFCEGEPVKREDEERLDDVGYDDVGGVRKQMAQIRELVELPLRHPQLFKSIGVKPPKGILLYGPPGSGKTLIARAVANETGAFFFCINGPEIMSKLAGESESNLRKAFEEAEKNAPSIIFIDEIDSIAPKREKTHGEVERRIVSQLLTLMDGLKSRAHVIVIGATNRPNSMDPALRRFGRFDREIDIGVPDEVGRLEVLRIHTKNIKLSDDVDLERISKDTHGYVGADLAALCTEAALQCIREKMDVIDLEDESIDAEILNSMAVSNEHFLTSLGTSNPSALRETVVEVPNVSWADIGGLENVKRELQETVQYPVEHPEKFEKFGMSPSKGVLFYGPPGCGKTLLAKAIANECQANFISVKGPELLTMWFGESEANVREIFDKARQSAPCVLFFDELDSIATQRGSSVGDAGGAADRVLNQLLTEMDGMSAKKTVFIIGATNRPDIIDPALLRPGRLDQLIYIPLPDEESRYQIFKACMRKSPVSKEVDLGALAKYTKGFSGADITEICQRACKYAIRENIEKDIEQEKKRRESPGAMDEDNEEDVAEIKAAHFEESMKFARRSVSDADIRKYQAFAQTLQQSRGFGSDFRFPEAGGSDPFATSAAGAEEDDLYS